The Streptomyces sp. RKND-216 genomic sequence CGTGCCGCTCTACCACTTCTCCACCACCCTCGACGTCGCCCGCCGGGAGCGGGCGTCGCTGCTGCGCCTGCTCCGCGGCGCGGACACGCCGTGGGACGCCGCCCGGCTCGCCGCGGCCGAAGAGGAGGCCGTGGCGGCGCTGCGGCGCCTCGGCGAGGCCGGCGCGACCGAGATCTCGGCGGAGGCGCCCCTGCTCGGCGAGATGATCACGCTCTCGCCCGGCAAGCGGTACGAGGCGCGGCAGCGCGTCGGAGGCTGGGTGCTGCGGCTGCTGGCGATGGACGGCCGCGTCCGCCGCGGGCGTCCCCTGGGTGGCTGGACCTCCGGCCGGTTCCGTTACGGGCTCGCCCCGGAGATGGCCCCGATGGACCCCGCCGAGGCCAAGGCAGAGGTGGTGCGTCGCTGGCTCGCCTCCTTCGGGCCGGGCACCACCGACGACGTGAAGTGGTGGACGGGCTGGACGGTCACCGCCGTACGCCGGGCCCTGGCCGACGTCGGCGCCGTCGAGGTCGCGCTCCCGGAGGGGCAGGGCTGGCTGCTGCCCGAGGATGTCGAGACTCTTGCGGGTGCGGGTGCGGGTGCGGGTGCGGGTGCGGGTGCGGGTGCGGAGGAGGTGGAGCCGTGGGCGGCACTGCTGCCCGGCCTCGACCCGACCACCATGGGCTGGAAGTACCGCGACTGGTATCTCGACCCCGGGCACCGGTCGCTGCATTTCGACACCAACGGCAACGCCGGGCCGACGGTCTGGTGGAACGGCGAGATCGTCGGCGGCTGGGCCTGCCGGCCCGACGGCGAGGTGGTCTGGCGGCTCCTGGCCGACCGGGGTGCAGAGGCCGCCGCCGCGGTCGAGGCCGAGTCCGCCCGACTGCAGGGGTGGCTCGGCGAGGCGCGTTTCGTGCCCGCCTTCCCCACCCCGCTGGCCCGCGAGCTGACCCACGGCTGAGCGGCCCGCCGGGCGCGCTGACCGGGACGGTGACCGGGGCGGTGACCGGCGCGTCGGGGACTACAGCACCTTCTCGAAGCGCTCCACGTCGTGATAGCGGCCGAACTTGCGGCCGGCCTCCCGGTAGAGCCCGCACCGTTCGAAGCCGAATCTCCGGTGCAGCCGGACGGACGCCTCGTTGGGCACCGTGATCCCCGCGTACGCCCGGTGCAGGTCCTCGCCCTCCAGCACCTCGAAGAGGTGCCGGTACAGCAGGGTGCCGAGCCCCCGCCCGCCCGCGTCCGGGGCGACGTAGACCGAGCACTCGATCGAGGTGGCATAGGCAGCCTTGGGCTTGAAGGGGCTGCTGTGGGCGTACCCGAGCAGCCGTCC encodes the following:
- a CDS encoding winged helix DNA-binding domain-containing protein, with the protein product MLRPTLAQRRAILARRHLLAPSARAATTEQVTRALLALHATDAATVTLSAYTRLAAPDLADMERALYQDRTLLRMHCMRRTLFVVPVEDVPLYHFSTTLDVARRERASLLRLLRGADTPWDAARLAAAEEEAVAALRRLGEAGATEISAEAPLLGEMITLSPGKRYEARQRVGGWVLRLLAMDGRVRRGRPLGGWTSGRFRYGLAPEMAPMDPAEAKAEVVRRWLASFGPGTTDDVKWWTGWTVTAVRRALADVGAVEVALPEGQGWLLPEDVETLAGAGAGAGAGAGAGAEEVEPWAALLPGLDPTTMGWKYRDWYLDPGHRSLHFDTNGNAGPTVWWNGEIVGGWACRPDGEVVWRLLADRGAEAAAAVEAESARLQGWLGEARFVPAFPTPLARELTHG
- a CDS encoding GNAT family N-acetyltransferase, which produces MTHGSDILVRAADESDLEALTDLYNRYVRETAITFDTAPFSPEQRRSWLLSHRKDGPHRLLVARQRGGHAPDRPAAAPGRLLGYAHSSPFKPKAAYATSIECSVYVAPDAGGRGLGTLLYRHLFEVLEGEDLHRAYAGITVPNEASVRLHRRFGFERCGLYREAGRKFGRYHDVERFEKVL